The DNA region CACGCCCGTCGGCCGCGGCGTGAAAGGCACCCTCGCCAACACCCGCCCCGACGACCTCGCCGCCCTCGTCCTCGGCGAAGCCGTCAAACGCGCCGGCGTGAACGCCGACCTCGTCGAGGACGTCTACCTCGGTTGCGCCATTCCCGAAGCCGAACAGGGCCTGAACATCGCCCGCCTCGCCGCCCTGCGCGCCGGCATGCCCGACACCGTCGGCGGCGTGACCATCAACCGCTTCTGCTCCAGCGGCCTGCAGACCATCGCCATGGCCGCCGCCGCCATCCAGACCGGGCAGGCCGACGTCATGCTCGCCGGCGGCGTGGAAAGCATGAGCTTCGTGCCCATGAGCGGCCACAACCCCAGCCCCAACCCGGACCTCGTGGACAGCCGCCCCGGCGCGTACATCGGCATGGGCCTCACCGCCGAGAACGTCGCCGACAAGTACGGCGTGAGCCGCGAGGACCAGGACGCTTTCGCCCTGCGCAGCCACCAGCGCGCCGCCGCCGCGCAGGACGCCGGCAAGTTCGACACCGAAATCGTTCCCGTGCCCGTGCGCGTGGACAAGCTCAAGGGCACCAAGCTGAAATCCGAGACCGTCCAGTTCGACAAGGACGAACTCATCCGCCGCGACGCCAACCTCGCCGACATGGCCAAGGTCCGCCCCGCCTTCCGCCAGGGCGGCAGCGTCACCGCCGCCAACAGCAGCCCCTTCAGCGACGGCGCCGCCGCCGTGCTCCTCATGAGCGCCGACAAGGCCGAGGAACTCGGCGTGAAACCCCTCGCGAAGTTCCTCGGCTTCGCGGTCGCCGGCGTCGCCCCGGAAGTCATGGGCATCGGCCCGGTCGCCGCCGTGCCCAAGGTCCTCAAGCAGACCGGCCTCACCCTGGACGACATCGACCTGATCGAACTGAACGAAGCCTTCGCCGCACAGGGCATCGCCGTGATGCGCGAACTCGGCCTGAACCAGGACATCCTCAACGTCAACGGCGGCGCCATCGCCTTGGGCCACCCCCTCGGGTGCAGCGGCGCGAAACTCACCACCAGCGCCATCTACGAACTCCAGCGCCGCGGCGGCGGCAAGGCCCTGATCACCATGTGCATCGGCGGGGGCATGGGCGCCGCCGGCGTGATCGAGGTGTTCCCCGCCAACGCCGCCGACTGAGATTCAAAGACCGAAGCAACCAGAGGAGGCGACCAGTTTTGGGTCGCCTCCATTCGCTGTCCACCTCAGCTGATGAACTAACCGATCACCGGTCGGTGGGGTCCACCACCGGCGTGTTCTGGTCCTTCTCCCGGGCCACCGGCGACGTGGCCGTCGTCTCGCCCAGCCAGCCCGTCTCCTTCTGCAGGTTCATCTCCCCGTACGCGGTCAGCCACTCGCTCTCGTTCACGCTGTCCAGCGCCCGGCCCGGGTACAGGCGCAGCAGCACGTCACGCATCACCTGCGCTTCGTAATCCGTGGCGTTCTCCAGGCCCAGGCGCTCGTGCACGGCCGTCAGGTCCATCAGGTCAGGTGCGGTCATGCCGGTACTGTGCCGGGCCGCGGCCCAGGCTGGGTGAACGGGCGCCCGGCAGCCCTTCATGGTCCGGGCCCGAAAGGAGAACGCCGGGAACGCCTGTGAGCGGCCCCGGCGTTTCTGTTGCGGCCTTACCGGCCGAGGGCGCTGCGGAAGGTGGCCTGCGCCGACCGGAAGGCGCTGCGGTCCACGCCGGCAAGCCGCTGTGCCGTCAGCTGGTTGCCCACCGAAGCCCGGGCCTGCTCCAGCGCGCGGCGTTTCGCCGTGGCCGTGACCGTCGCGAACGGGTCGGCCGTGACCCGGACCATCAGGAAGTACGTCTGAGCTGAGTTGGCGCTCATCGGGTCGAACCAGGCGGCTCCAGCGAACACCGGCGTGCCTTCCACATTGGTGAATTGGGCGTCGAAATCCTCGGCATACAGGTAAGAGGGTTCGCCCTCCACGTCGGGGAAGAACTGCGTGGCCAGGTACCGCTCGCCTCCGTCTGTCGCCAGGCCGATGGCGGCCAGACCATACTGCTCGGGCTGCGGAGTGAACCGGCCGTACTCGCCCAGACCCAGCACATCGCCCGAGTTCGTTGGGGTCTGCCCGTAGAACACGCTGATGCCCTCGGCGACAAGGGAGGCTTCCAGGTCGTTCGGGTCGGTGAAGGCCACCCACGCGTACTGCCCCTGGTAGGAGGCCTGATTGATGGTGACCGAGGTGCCCCCGACGTTCCCGGCCTCGTCGTACGCCTTGGCGGTCAGGGCTGTCGGCGCGGTGAGGTCCACGTTGAAGCGGCTGGTGGTGTAGGGGGCGGTCGTGTCCGT from Deinococcus ficus includes:
- a CDS encoding Ig-like domain-containing protein → MKRLAALPLLGLALLSACTPGTPDTTPPAVTLSGSPLTQAGVVTYTANVSDASAVQRVEFYQGSTLIETDTTAPYTTSRFNVDLTAPTALTAKAYDEAGNVGGTSVTINQASYQGQYAWVAFTDPNDLEASLVAEGISVFYGQTPTNSGDVLGLGEYGRFTPQPEQYGLAAIGLATDGGERYLATQFFPDVEGEPSYLYAEDFDAQFTNVEGTPVFAGAAWFDPMSANSAQTYFLMVRVTADPFATVTATAKRRALEQARASVGNQLTAQRLAGVDRSAFRSAQATFRSALGR
- a CDS encoding thiolase family protein codes for the protein MRDAVIVSAVRTPVGRGVKGTLANTRPDDLAALVLGEAVKRAGVNADLVEDVYLGCAIPEAEQGLNIARLAALRAGMPDTVGGVTINRFCSSGLQTIAMAAAAIQTGQADVMLAGGVESMSFVPMSGHNPSPNPDLVDSRPGAYIGMGLTAENVADKYGVSREDQDAFALRSHQRAAAAQDAGKFDTEIVPVPVRVDKLKGTKLKSETVQFDKDELIRRDANLADMAKVRPAFRQGGSVTAANSSPFSDGAAAVLLMSADKAEELGVKPLAKFLGFAVAGVAPEVMGIGPVAAVPKVLKQTGLTLDDIDLIELNEAFAAQGIAVMRELGLNQDILNVNGGAIALGHPLGCSGAKLTTSAIYELQRRGGGKALITMCIGGGMGAAGVIEVFPANAAD